In one Hemitrygon akajei chromosome 3, sHemAka1.3, whole genome shotgun sequence genomic region, the following are encoded:
- the LOC140724666 gene encoding extracellular calcium-sensing receptor-like, producing the protein MIFAIEEINQNKNLLPGITLGYQIHDDCSNPTVASKAALALVNGEDESIEFPQCRGSSNVAAIVGCEISTNSIVTARAIGYFGIPLVSYYSTCSCLGDKTEYPTFFRTIPSDQYQSKLIAELVRTFGWTWIGTIRSNTDYGNFGMQGFVEHVEKFGVCIAYSESFYRTDPPEKISRIVQVIKQASTKVVVAFVNVGDMRVLLNEILRQNVTGIQWIGSEAWVTADLLLPEERVTYLAGTIGPTTRRTEIDDLRDYLHKVHPSKFPGNILVTEFWENLFTCSFTRDNGTSPGNSTGQVRKCTGKEQMDGIENAYIPETMDGSSYHVYTAVYSIAHALHNLLTCVEGTGPFANNTCAHIENFEPWQLLHYLRTVNFTAKTGEAVYFDENGDPVPRYEFVNLQRNFKGSVDIVYVGSYDGSAPPGRKLMMNVREIMWSTTGNMIPRAICSEPCLPGARKVSRKGQPICCFDCAECADGEFSNATDSTDCIKCPSEYWSNQAKTQCVLKKVEFLSFGEVLGFVLVTLSLVGVIFTLATAAIFYRHRETPIVRANNSELSFLLLFALLLCFICSLAFIGEPSSLSCMLRRTSFGVVFVLCISCILSKTILVVVAFKATLPNSSVMNWFGPGQQRLGVFILTFLQGLVCVVWLCVSPPYPLKNMRLYRDIIIMECDAGSLIAFYIVSAYIALLSIVCLVLAFLARKLPDSFNDAKYITFSMLIFCAVWITFIPAYVSSPGKYTVAVEVFAIWASSFGLLVCIFAPKCYIILLKPDSNTKKHMMAKGTSL; encoded by the exons ATGATTTTTGCCATTGAAGAAATAAACCAGAATAAGAATCTACTCCCGGGGATAACACTCGGGTATCAGATCCATGATGACTGTTCGAACCCCACGGTCGCCTCGAAGGCAGCGCTCGCTTTGGTCAACGGAGAAGATGAATCAATTGAATTCCCTCAATGTCGAGGTTCCTCCAACGTCGCTGCCATTGTTGGCTGCGAAATATCTACAAATTCCATTGTTACCGCCAGGGCAATCGGTTACTTCGGGATTCCGCTG GTTAGTTACTACTCCACCTGCTCCTGTCTCGGCGATAAAACAGAATACCCCACGTTTTTTAGAACTATCCCCAGTGATCAGTACCAGTCCAAACTCATTGCTGAACTGGTGAGAACCTTTGGCTGGACTTGGATTGGAACTATTAGAAGTAACACCGATTACGGTAATTTTGGAATGCAAGGATTTGTGGAACATGTGGAAAAGTTTGGGGTTTGCATTGCCTACTCCGAGTCATTTTACAGGACTGATCCaccagagaaaatcagcagaattGTCCAGGTGATTAAACAGGCGTCTACTAAAGTGGTAGTGGCCTTTGTTAACGTTGGTGATATGCGAGTTTTATTGAACGAAATTTTGCGTCAAAATGTCACCGGTATACAGTGGATTGGAAGTGAGGCGTGGGTGACAGCAGATCTTCTCCTCCCAGAAGAAAGAGTAACTTATCTCGCAGGTACAATCGGTCCAACCACCCGCAGGACAGAGATAGATGATCTCAGAGATTATCTTCATAAAGTCCATCCTTCTAAGTTTCCTGGCAATATTTTGGTGACGGAGTTTTGGGAAAATTTATTCACCTGCTCTTTTACCAGAGACAATGGGACAAGCCCGGGGAATTCCACGGGTCAAGTTCGGAAATGCACAGGGAAGGAGCAGATGGATGGGATAGAAAATGCCTACATTCCCGAAACAATGGACGGGAGTTCATACCACGTGTATACAGCCGTCTACTCCATCGCTCACGCACTCCACAATCTGTTAACCTGTGTAGAAGGCACCGGACCGTTTGCGAATAACACCTGCGCGCATATAGAAAATTTTGAGCCGTGGCAG TTACTGCACTACCTCCGCACGGTGAATTTCACAGCGAAGACTGGGGAAGCCGTATATTTCGATGAAAATGGAGACCCAGTGCCAAGATATGAATTCGTGAACTTACAAAGGAATTTCAAGGGAAGTGTCGACATCGTATATGTTGGATCTTATGATGGCTCGGCCCCGCCAGGGCGTAAACTAATGATGAATGTCCGAGAGATCATGTGGAGCACGACCGGAAATATG ATCCCACGAGCAATTTGCTCAGAGCCCTGTCTTCCGGGAGCACGAAAAGTCAGTCGGAAAGGGCAGCCGATATGTTGTTTTGACTGTGCAGAGTGCGCCGATGGTGAGTTCAGCAACGCCACTG ATTCCACAGATTGCATCAAGTGTCCATCGGAATACTGGTCCAATCAGGCAAAAACGCAATGTGTTCTGAAGAAGGTTGAGTTTCTTTCCTTCGGAGAAGTTCTAGGGTTTGTATTAGTGACGCTTTCTCTAGTGGGAGTGATTTTTACACTGGCCACCGCCGCCATTTTCTACCGACACCGAGAAACACCTATAGTCAGAGCGAACAACTCCGAACTCAGTTTCCTGCTCCTCTTCGCCCTCCTGCTTTGTTTCATTTGCTCGCTCGCCTTCATTGGAGAACCATCCAGCTTGTCTTGTATGTTGCGCCGCACGTCTTTCGGAGTTGTTTTCGTTCTCTGTATTTCATGTATTTTGAGCAAAACCATCCTTGTAGTAGTTGCCTTTAAAGCAACCCTTCCCAACAGTAGTGTGATGAACTGGTTCGGACCCGGGCAGCAACGCTTGGGCGTCTTCATCCTTACTTTTTTGCAAGGTTTAGTTTGTGTTGTCTGGCTATGCGTGTCACCTCCCTATCCCCTGAAAAATATGAGACTTTACAGAGACATCATTATTATGGAATGTGACGCTGGCTCATTGATCGCCTTTTACATTGTCTCTGCCTATATTGCTCTGTTGTCTATTGTGTGTTTAGTGCTTGCATTCCTTGCCCGGAAACTTCCGGACAGCTTCAACGACGCCAAATACATCACCTTCAGCATGCTAATCTTTTGCGCTGTTTGGATAACATTTATTCCAGCCTATGTGAGCTCTCCGGGAAAGTACACTGTGGCTGTAGAAGTGTTCGCTATTTGGGCATCGAGCTTCGGTCTGCTCGTCTGTATTTTTGCACCGAAATGTTACATTATCTTACTGAAACCTGATAGTAATACAAAGAAACATATGATGGCGAAAGGGACTTCTCTGTAG